ACAAGACTAAGTAACTAACAAAACTACAACCGAATCAAATCATAAGCCCTTAGGTTAACGCCTAGGGGCTTTTTTCATGCAGGGCGCTTGTTAATTTCAGACTTACAAACCGAACATTCTAGCAATACATTAGCATTGACTAATTTATATTTATTAGTAAACTCTAATTTAAATTAAGGGTGATGAGTTAATCGACGTTATGAGAGAGGTCAGTGATGAGTTTAATACCTTGGGATGCATTGTTCGGTGGCATGTTGTTAGGCGCGTCGGCAATTATTCTTATGTTAGGAATAGGGCGAGTAGCAGGTATTAGTGGCATTGTTGGCCGCTTGTTACCGTCGAGAAAGAACAAAAGATTAGAATCAGGACCCGAATCGAACTCGGACTCCAGCATTGAGAAAACCGAAAAACATTGGCGACTTGCTTTTGTTGTCGGAATGGTTGCGAGCGGTTGGTTATTGATTCCGACGGGTTATCAACTTCCACAATTAGAAGAGATCAACTTCGCAGTGGTTATCATAGCCGGATTATTGGTGGGCTTTGGTACCAAGATGGCGAATGGCTGTACTAGCGGCCATGGCATTGTGGGGATGGCTCGTTTGTCCAAGCGCTCAATCATCGCTACTTGTGTATTCATGGGTGTGGCAATCGTAACTGTGTTGGCTAAGAACTTGATCGGTTTGGGGGCGTAATGAAAAACTCTTCACTTACTATCGTTATCGGTTTGGTCGCAGGTATTCTTTTTGGCTCCGGTATGATCATTTCAGGTATGGTTGACCCGAACAAAGTACTTGGGTTTTTAGATATTGCTGGCGACTGGGACATTAGCTTGGCATTCGTCATGGGTGGCGCGTTATTGGTGTTTGCTCCGTTTTATCATTTGGTCATTAAAAAGCGCGTCCAAGCCATCAATGGCGAACTTTTAGAGAGCAGGAATAATCCACTAATAGATAGAAAGTTGATCTTAGGTTCAACTGCTTTTGGTTTAGGCTGGGGGATTGCAGGCTTTTGCCCGGGCCCTGCAGTAACCAGCCTTAGTGGGGGTAATCCAACGGTATGGCTGTTCGTCTTAAGCATGCTGGTGGGAATGTGGTTGGCGGGTCGTACGAACAAAGCCTGTTAGTAGCAAGCTTATCGCTGATTACATTGGCTTTGACGTTATTCGTTCTGAACTGACCAAGCATAGAGGTTGACTCGCTTTTAGCAAAAAAGCCAGTCAGCCTCTTTCTATATCTCTATCTACTATTTAATAGTCGTTGAAACTGGGCAGTGGTCGCTAAGTTTGTAATCAAGCACATCTTGCGTTTCAAATACCTTTTGCTTCGCAGGAGTAGCATCTAAGGACTTGCTTACCACAATATGGTCTATTACTGAACGGAACTGGTGCGTGCGGTGGTTATTACGATTTGAACGAACCTTACAATCTGATCGAGTTTTTCGTGTTGCCAATTGAGCATCGGTGTTTTGCGTCATATCTTTCCACATCCAATCTCTTGTATAGGAGAGGTTGTGGTTAAAGTCGCCCAGAATCGCGTAGTCTTCGCCTTTACGTTCTCTTTGCTGTATCCACTTATTCAGTTGTTGAGCTTGGTCTTTGAGCCTTGAACAGTCACGGGTAGACTTATACGCGCCGCTGCAACCCGCCTTTAAATGCACTGACAACATGTGAATTGGTTTTGTTTCTGTTTCTACAACTATATAGCTGGCAAACCTAAGCTTGCTGTTAGCACTCGACTCTAGAGGAAAGTCAGCGTAGTCAGTGAGAGCAATCCCTTTACGCACCGCGAAGCCCGTATATTGATTCACTTCTTTGAATTGTCGGTTACTGTTTTCTGGTAATGTTCGGTCAGACATTAATATCTTGTATTGATCGCCCGCGATGTGCTGAATGGCATTTACGTCATCGACTTCTTGAAAAGCAACCACATCCGCATCTAAGGATTGGAAATACTGTTCGAGTTTATTGAAGTCCGAGTGGGTTCGTTTGGAAGAAAACTTATTCACAGCCTCGTTGGTTGATAACCATTCGATATTCCAACTGGATATGGTCAAAGGTTCAGCAAATGTCTGACTAGTGAGTAAGCAACCTAACATTATCCAATTTTGAAGTCGTTTCATCCCAAATATCCCTAATTTTGGTGTCCATTATAGTTGAGCCGTTATCCTACAACACTTACCAAAAATTCAACTCTTTTTAGCAGTTTTTTTATTGTTACATTGTTTCTTTTCGACTTGAGAAGTAGCGTAATAATATTGAATTGATCTTAGTCAGCGTGAGAGTTTTATTGATCCAAATCAATACTCAAAGTTGGTGGTTCTCGTTAAATACGCCACAATATCTAGTGTTAGTTAAACGATAAATCGCTCTATATAGTGTGTTTGTGGATAAGTCTGTGAATACCTCAAGAGTAAGGAGAAGTGGTGAAATCAATCGTAATCAAGCGTGATGGCTCAAGAGCTCCATTCAGTAGAGATCGCATCCAAGCTGCAGTGGAAGCAGCATCAGACAAAACCGATAAGGAAATTGCTATTTATGCTCTGAATGTGGCATTAGCAGTTGAGTTGAAGCTCGAAGACTACGATGAAGTTCATATCTCTGAAATTCAAACCATGGTCGAGAACGAGCTAATGCAGGGACCATACAAGTCTCTTGCTCGTGCCTACATTGAATATCGTCATGACCGTGACATCGCACGTGAAAAGCAAAGCGCTTTAACTCGCGAGATCGAAGGTCTGATCGAAGAAAGCAATGTTGATCTGATCAATGAGAATGCCAACAAAGATGGCAAAGTTATCCCAACTCAGCGTGATTTGCTGGCGGGTATCGTGGCTAAGCATTATGCAAAAACTCACATTTTGCCGCGTGATATCGTACAAGCTCACGAGTGTGGTGACATTCACTATCATGATTTAGACTACGCACCGTTCTTCCCAATGTTTAACTGTATGCTTATCGATCTTAAAGGCATGTTAACGCATGGCTTTAAGATGGGTAACGCGGAAATCGACACACCTAAATCGATCTCTACGGCGACAGCGGTAACTGCACAGATCATCGCGCAAGTGGCAAGCCACATATACGGCGGTACAACGATTAACCGTATCGACGAGGTTCTAGAACCTTACGTAATGGCGAGTTACGAGAAGCACCTATCACTAGCGAAAGAGTGGGATATTCACAGCCCAGAAGCTTTTGCTATCTCTCGTACAGAGAAAGAGTGTTACGACGCATTCCAGTCTTTGGAGTACGAAGTAAACACGCTACACACGGCTAACGGACAAACACCATTCGTCACGTTTGGTTTCGGTCTTGGCGAAAGCTGGGGTTCAAAACTTATCCAGCAATCTATCTTGAAGAACCGCATTGCAGGTTTGGGTAAGAACCGCAAAACAGCGGTATTCCCTAAACTGGTATTTGCAATCAAAGATGGCTTGAACCACCAGAAGCAAGATCCAAACTACGACATCAAGCAATTAGCGCTTGAGTGTGCATCTAAGCGTATGTACCCAGACATTCTTAACTACGACAAAGTGGTAGAAGTGACAGGGTCATTCAAAACGCCTATGGGTTGTCGTAGCTTCTTGAATACTTACGAAGAAAATGGTGAGTTAATTCACGAAGGCCGTAACAACTTAGGTGTGGTTAGCCTCAACTTGCCACGTATTGCGATTAACGCAAAGCAAGATATGGTTAAGTTCTACGAACTGCTTGATGAAAAACTGAAGCTGGCTCGTCGTGCACTAGAAACTCGTATCTCGCGTCTAGAAAACGTGAAAGCACGTGTTGCTCCAATCCTATATATGGAAGGCGCATGTGGTGTTCGCTTGAAAGCTGACGACTCTATTGCTGATATCTTCAAGAACGGCCGTGCTTCTGTTTCTCTTGGCTACATTGGTATCCACGAAGCAATGACTGCGCTTTACGGCACAGATGTTCACCTGTATGACGACGGCGAAATGCGTGCTAAAGCGCTTGAGCTGGTGGAATACATGAAGCGTGAAGTGGAATCTTGGACGAAAGAGACAGGTTACGCATTCAGTCTATACGGCACACCAAGTGAAAACCTATGTAGCCGTTTCTGTAGCATCGACACCAAAGAATTTGGTGTGATTGATGGAGTAACAGACCGTGGTTACTACACCAACAGCTTCCACTTAGATGTACAGAAGAAAGTGAATCCATACGACAAGATCGATTTCGAGATGCCTTATCCTGAAATTTCTAGCGGTGGTTTTATCTGTTACGGCGAATTCCCGAACATGCAGAAGAACATCGAAGCGCTAGAAAACGTATGGGATTACAGCTACACACGTGTTCCTTACTACGGCACCAACACGCCGATTGATGAGTGTTACGAATGTGGTTACAACGGTGAGTTCGACTGTACAAGTAAAGGCTTTACATGTCCTAAGTGTGGCAACCATGACTCAACCAAAGTGTCGGTAACGCGCCGCGTATGTGGTTACCTTGGTAGCCCAGATGCACGACCATTTAACTTCGGTAAACAAGAAGAAGTTAAACGTCGCGTGAAGCACCTTTGATCTAACGAAGGATCTTAGTAAGGTCTGCGATTTTTAGCGAGTTCACTTAGAAGAGCTACGTTTCAAGAAATAAGATTGGTATCGGCGCTATGTCGATACCAATTCTTTTGTTTCAGTTGTTACAGCACTTCCTTCAAACTATTAAGCAATAACGAGTTTCAATACTGCCTTATGAATTACCATCAATATCACCCAATCGACGTTGTAAACGGCCCAGGAACACGCTGCACTTTGTTTGTGTCGGGTTGTGTGCACCAGTGTCGCGGGTGTTATAACCAGTCGACGCAACGATTGGACTCTGGGCATTTGTTCACTCAAGAACTACAAGACCAAATTATCGCTGATCTCAATGATCCGCGAATCAAGCGTCGTGGCTTATCGCTTTCTGGTGGTGACCCAATGCATCCGGCAAACGTGTCTGAAGTGCTTAAGTTGGTTCAACGTGTAAAAGCGGAATGCGAAGGCAAAGACATCTGGATGTGGACGGGCTACGAGCTAGATGAGCTTGATGAAAAGCAGAAGCAAGTATTGGAATACGTTGATACCTTGATTGATGGTCGCTTCGAGCAAGATAAAGCGGATCCAATGTTAGATTGGCGTGGTAGTTCAAACCAAATCATCCATCGGTTTACTGACTTATAAGATTTGTTCTGATTCAGTATTCTCGTAAACAGAAACAGAAAAAAGGGCTTCATCGTTAGCGCAATGCTACAAATCAGCCCTTGGGTGTGAGTTCTTTTGAATCTATCGCCCGAACGTAAGTGTCGGTTTGGCGCCTGTCTAAATAGGAATATGCTCAGGCTCGTCGATTAGATTATTTATCCATTTCTTAGATTGAATCCGTTGGCTCGTCAGAACTATTTTGGCTAGCTCTTCGAGTAACACAATCATCAAAACCCATTCTAACGGCCAACCCAACACTAGCGCAGTAAAGTAGGCAAGGGGAATACCAATCGCCCATTGGCCAAACAGGTCGATGAAGATGCTGTAGTTGATGTCTCCACCACTTTTCAACACTCCGCCTATACCAACCATATTGAAGACTCTTAGTACCATACCGAGTGCCATTATTAAGGTAACGTTAACGGCCGTATCTTTGAGCTCTAAGTGAGTAAGACCGATCATGGATACGATCGCGGGTTTGGCGATAAAACACATTAACGCCAGTAAAGCAGCAAGCCCACAACTCACTAACACATAACCCCAAGCTGTATTCTCGACTCGTTGATAGTTCTTCGCGCCGATCTCGTTACCTAGAATGATTGAAGCCGCGACGGCAAACCCCATGAATGCCGAGATCAAGATGCTTTCAACAGGCGATAATAGTGAAATGATCGCAAGCTCTCCAACCCCCATTTGGCCAACAATAACGTTGTAAATAAGAATCCCGCCCGCCCATGCTGTGTCATGAACCAACATAGGTATGGCTATCGTGAAGTACTTCTTTCTATGCTTCGGTAATAACGCATCTCGCCAATTGCTTAACGTCGGGAATAGGTGCGGATAATGTTTTCTTGTCATAACAAGCAATGCAACCGTTTGAAAGAACCTAGACACCGTAGTACCAATTGCCGCACCAACCACACCCAGTTCTGGAAACCCAAACAAGCCGAAGATCAATAGGGCGTTGAGAATTGCATTGACGATAATTGCCCAGATACTGATTTTCGTGGGCAGCTTGGCTTCGCCCACAGAACGAAGTGCACTCTCTAGCGGCACAACTACAGCGGTACCAATAAGGCTGGCTCCTGTTATCCAAAGGTAATCCGTTGCCAAGCGGACGTAATCAGGGTCTGAGGCCACCACAGACACGACTGATTCAGGAGCCAATGTATAGATGAACACAAAGGGAATGATGGCAAAGATCGAAAGTGCCCATGATTGCGCTAGTGTACGTCGAATTCCGTTGAAATCACCGGCACCAAAATATTGCGAAGCTAGCACGCTCACAGCTCCGCTAATCCCCGATACCATGATCAAGTTGAAGAAGAAGATACGGTTGCCAACACCAACAGCGGCGGTTGCAGAATCACCAAGCTGGTTGACCATAAAAATATCGACCACGCCTAGTAATGAAAACAACATGGTTTGCAGTGAGACAGGTAAACCAATGTGTAATAGTTTTTGCCAAAACTCTTTGTCCAAATGACGATATGTCGAGAGCATCGCATTTCCCCGGTAGTGATTATGCGAGAAGTTTATCGGCATTTGTTTTCGCTGTATTCTTCATACTCATCACAAACTTTTGCCAAACTATCCACTTTGATAAGTTGGCCAATTGAATGAGTTAGCAGTGATATGAGTGATAAACAAGAAAGGTATGAGATCTCTGAAAAGACGCATCAAGAGTTTGTCGATCAAAGCCACGTATTGGCATTTGAAGAGCTCGGTATCGTTCAGTGTGGTACGGCGTCGTGCCGCGATTTTTTTTCGGTGTATCGGAAAAACCAACAAAAACACATGTTGCTGTATACCGTGAGAGGTAAGGGATGGCTCGAAAGCGAAGGGTGTCGCTACATTCTAGAACCAGGCTCTTGCATTACTGTTCCTGCAGGCGTTGAGAACGGTTTTGGTATTGAAGAAGAAACATGGCAGATCGCATGGATCTTTCTCTCGCCTAATAAACAATGGGAAAATGTCGTCAGTGATGAAGTGAGTTATACGCTGTCTCCGGCGGCAGAAGTCGTCTCGTCGTGCATTCATACTCTGTTGAGAAGTATTGCCTTGCCCATCGATTTGGGAGGAGCGATTGCGATTCACAGTGTAGCCCAAATAGAGTTCATGATTAATACGCCAGCGCCTCAGCAACAGTCACGCAATTTGATCCGCTTAAGACGCGTTTTCGACAACGTACAAAAGCAGCTCCATAAAGAATGGAACGTTCATGAACTCGCGAGCTTATTCCCGTGCTCAGAACCGCACTTCCATCGTTTGTGCCAGCGCTATTACTCACATAGCCCTATGACTCATGTCATGCGTATGAGAATGGAATACGCTGCGCGGCTACTTAGATCGAGTGATTGGTCGATTCAACACATTGGTGAGATAGTCGGATATCCAAATGCCGCTAACTTTAGCACTCGGTTTAAGGCGTGGTCAGGAATGACACCAAGACAATTCAAACAAAGTGCCCAATAGCGATCTTTAAAGGCGCATGCAAACATAAGACACATAGAAGCATAAGATACATAGAAATACAGCGCTTTGAATTGTGCAATTGGTTATTAGGTGTTTGAAATTCGCACTATTTATCCGTTTGAAATGACCAATCTCTGATTACTTCTAATTACTAATGGTAACTAAGCGCTTCTATTAAAAAATGTTTCTGATTTGTCTACGATAATGTTAACGTGAAACTCATACTTGAATTTCAAAGGGTTGTGACTTTCATGTTTTCACATCTACCAAAACCAACTTTAGATCCAATTCTATCTCTGTCTGTCGCTTACCGCGGCGATACTCGTACTGATAAAGTCGACTTAGGCATTGGCGTTTACAAAAACGACCAAGGTGAAACACCGATCATGAAAGCCGTCTCTAAGGCTCAAGATATCGTTGTTGAAACACAGAAAACCAAAGCTTATGTTGGCCTAGCAGGCTGTGAAGAGTTTAACCAGAGCATGGTTGATCTGTTGCTTAAAGGGACTTCTGCAATAGGTCGCGTTGCTGCGATTCAAACACCAGGTGCAAGTGGTGCACTTCGTATGTTGGGTGACTTGATGAAAGTCTCTCAACCAGACACAACGGTTTGGATTTCAAACCCAAGCTACGTTAACCATAAACCGGTGATGGAAGCGGCGGGCTTAAAAGTTCGATACTACAATTACTTCAGTCCTGAAACGAAGCAAGTTGATACGGCTAAAATGTTGGCCGACCTTTCAAAAGCGGGTCCATCAGACGTGGTACTTCTTCACGGTTGCTGTCATAACCCAACGGGTGCTGACATTGATTTTGAAGCGTGGCAGGAAATTACTAAGTTATCGCAAAAGAATGGTTTCTTACCGTTTGTTGATATTGCCTACCAAGGCTTTGGTGATGGCCTAGAAGAAGACGCAAAAGGTCTTCAACATATGGCGAACAACGTAGAAGAGATGTTGATTACGACGTCATGTTCGAAAAACTTCGGTTTGTACCGTGAAAGAACGGGTGCCGCGATTGTTATCGGTAAGAACAGCGAACACGTAGGCAATGCTAAAGGTAAGCTACTGACACTGGCTCGTTCAACTTACACAATGCCGCCAGATCATGGTGCCGCGTTGGTTAAAACAATTCTTCAGAATCAAGAACTAACGACGGTTTGGAAACAAGAGTTGAGTGAAATGCAGCAACGTTTGTTAAATCTGCGCAAAAGTTTATGTGACGAATTGCGAAATACTTACAACACGTCACAATTTGACTTCATCGAAAGCCATAAAGGCATGTTTAGTGTACTAGGCTTTAAAGAAACTCAAATGAATCAACTACGTGAAGAATATGGAGTCTATGGTGTTGGTGATGGACGCATCAATATCGCGGGCCTTTCTGAATCCCATATTCCTTATGTGGCTAAAGCGATAGCCAACGTTTCAAAATAGAAGGTGACTGAATGTATAATTGGAAAGCGATTGTAGTCTTAATGCTAAGTGGTGGCCTGTTTGCTTGTTCGACAACGACTCAAGTTCCTGTCGAGCCAGAGCAAAAGCCTCAAGTAGAACAACCTGTTGTGGATGAATCTTCCAAGACTGACACAACGGAAGGCGAGAAAGTAACGGAACCTACAGAGAAGCCTCAAGAAGTAAAACCAACGGAACCAGAAGCGAAACCAAAGCCTGAACAAAAACCGACTGCAAAACCAACCAAGACAAGCGATGGCAAACTGATTCTTGGCGAAGAGGAGTGGGTGTTTGTTCCTGGTCTTAAAGAAGCGTTTAAAGCACGAGTTGATACAGGTGCAACAACATCATCAATCAGTGCCGTTGATATTGTTGATTTCGAACGTGACGGTAAAGATTGGGTTAAGTTCAAAATTGAACATGATGGCATCACAACTGAAGAGATCAGCTTGCCGGTAGAGCGTTGGGTTAAGATCAAGCAGTCGAGCGCGGAAGGTACACAACGACGTGCTGTTGTTGTCGCTTCAATTCAAATCGGCGATCTAAAAGATAAGACTGAATTTACGCTAGCAGATCGAACGCATCTTTCTTTCCCAATTCTGTTGGGGAGAAGCTTCTTTAGAGATGTTGCCGTTGTCGATGTTGGTCAAAAATACGTTCAGAAAAAAATAACTAAATAGCGTCAATCGGTATTTATTCGAATTAGAGTCTGATGCTTTTATTGATGAGAAATGGAATCCCTACTAATGGAATTAGTGGGGATTTTTTCTTTTTATGATGTAATAAACGACGAAATACACTTTATTGTGCGTTGTTCTTCATTCGTTCACTGTTTAACCTCGACAATGTGATCCTGATCTCTATATAATCCGCGCTTCGTTTTATGTTTAATCCATACTTTCGTACTTCTTATTTTGGCTAATTGAAATAGCCAAATAATTATCTGTCAGTACACGCTTAGGAATTAGTTCTTTGATATCTACCGCGAACATCACAATGCAATTTGGCGCAGAGCCGCTGTTTGAAAACATCTCTGCTAAATTTGGTAACGGAAACCGTTATGGTTTGATCGGCGCCAATGGTTGCGGAAAATCAACGTTCATGAAAATCCTAAGTGGCGCATTGACGCCAAGCTCGGGCAACGTTTCGATCACTCCTGGAGAGAAACTGGGTGTGCTAAGCCAAGATCAGTTCGCTTTTGAACAGTACAGCGTTATCGATGTAGTAATCATGGGTGACAAAAAACTGTGGGAAGTAAAACAAGAACGTGACCGTATTTACTCTTTGCCTGAAATGAGCGAAGACGATGGTATGAAAGTCGCTGAGCTTGAAAGTGAATTCGCGGAAATGGATGGCTACACAGCAGAAAGCCGTGCAGGTGATATCCTAATCCAAGCGGGTATTGAAGAAGAGTTTCACTTCGGCCTGATGCAACAAGTTGCTCCGGGTTGGAAACTGCGTGTGCTATTGGCACAGGCATTGTTTGCAAACCCAGATATCCTACTTCTTGATGAACCAACCAACAACTTGGACATTCACACGATTAACTGGCTTGCTGAAGAGCTAAACCAGCGTAAATGTACAATGATCATCATTTCGCACGATAGACACTTCCTTAACTCTGTATGTACGCATATGGCGGATATCGACTACGGCGAGCTACGTGTTTACCCGGGTAACTACGAGTACTTCTTAGAAGCGTCGGGTTTGATTCGCGATCAACTTCTAGCGAGCAATGCTAAGAAAGCGGCTGAGATCAGCGAGCTTCAAGATTTCGTAAACCGTTTTGGTGCGAACGCTTCTAAAGCGAAACAAGCAAGTTCTCGCGCTAAGAAAATGGATAAAATCACGCTGGATGAAGTGAAATCATCGAGCCGTATGAGCCCATCAATTGATTTTGGTGAAGGCAAGAAACTGCACCGTCAAGCGCTTGAACTTAAAGAGCTTGGTCACGGCTTCGATGGCGAAACACTGTTTGCTGGTGGTAACTTGCTACTTGAAGCGGGTACTCGTCTTGCCGTTATCGGTGAGAACGGTGTGGGTAAAACAACACTATTGAAGTGCCTAGTTCAAGAGCTAGAGCAAAACGAAGGTATCGTTAAATGGTCTGAAAACGCATCAGTCGGCTACTGCCCACAAGATAGCACGTCTGACTTTGATAACGACCTGAGTATCTTCGATTGGATCTCACAATGGCGTACAGTGAAGCACGATGACCTTATGGTACGTGGTATTCTAGGTCGTCTATTGTTTACTGCTGATGATGCGAACAAGAAAGCGCGTAACTGTTCTGGTGGAGAGAAAAACCGTCTGTTATTCGGCAAGCTAATGATGCAAGACATCAACGTGCTTGTGATGGACGAACCAACGAACCACATGGACATGGAAGCAATCCAAGCCCTGAACGACGCATTGAAGGTTTACACGGGGACGCTTATCTTTGTAAGCCATGACCGTGAGTTTGTTTCTTCGCTAGCAACACACATCATTGATGTAAAAGACCAACAATTAGTGAGCTTCCAAGGTACTTATGAAGAGTACTTGGATCATCAGAAAAAGATGCTGATGGTTAGCTTATAACAGTCTTAGTTGGTCTATAATCGTATTGGTTGACCTATAATTGCATTAGTAAATAGGTAAACGGCTAGCAGCTAACCGTTTATTTGCTAACTATAATAAAAAAGTAATGAGAATAAGAAAGCCCCCGAACACAATAGTGGTCGGGGGCTTTTTGTCGTTCTGATGTTGGTTCTAATTTTAAACGCGGTTAAACAACATTGTTTAACCGCGCTCAAGAGCTAGAACGAATTATCCGTACGTCTAGTATTTAAACAATTGAACTTGAGTATTCAACTGTTGAGCAATGCCGCGCAACTCTTCAGACAAGTGACGAGAGTTATCAGCCTCAGTAGACATGTTTTCTGATACATCATTAACCAACTGAATATTCTTACTGACTTCACCGGTAACCGATCTTTGTTCAGAAGCAGCATTCGAGATATGTGAAGCCATCTCTGAGATCTGTTGAATCGATGTCGCGATCTCTTCCAATGCAATCGTCGCATTGTTTGCATCATCGACACTTGATTGCGCCAAGTCTTGGCTACGTTGCATTGATTCAACCGCACTGACGCTGTTTTTCTGAAGAGTCTCGATCATTTCGCGAATCTCGTCTGTAGAACTGTGAGTTCGTTGAGAAAGAACACGAACTTCATCTGCCACAACCGCAAAGCCGCGACCTTGTTCACCCGCACGTGCTGCTTCAATCGCTGCGTTTAAGGCCAATAGGTTAGTTTGTTCTGCAATATCAGAAATGGTTGATAGAATAGTGTTGATGTCTAACGCATTCTTCTCAACTTCTTGAATGATTCCTGAAGCGTTCTCAACTTGTTGAGCAAGACTAGTGATGGAATCTTGGTTACGAATGATGACTTGCTTACCTTGTTCACAATTCTCTGTTGAACTGATCGCTGAATCAGCCGTCATTTGCGCGTTGTTTGCTACTTCTTCTGCTGTTGCCGACATTTCATGTACGGCTGTAGCAATCTGAGAAATTTCGTGAAGTTGGACTGATAGACCTTCACTTGTTTGACGAGCGACATTGGTACTAATTTCAGATTGCTGATTAAGCTGGTTCGAAGAGCCCGCAATATCACGCACTATCTCTTGAAGTTTTGCTATGAACGCGTTGACGTGATGCGCTAGGGTGCCAATCTCGTCTTTACTATGAACAGTCATACGCTGTGTTAAGTCGCCGTCACCTTTGGACAATGCTTCCATTGCCGAGCTTAGTGTCGTTAATGGCGACAGTGCTTTCTTGATGATAAACATCGCAACGAATGCGATTACAGCAAGTTGTATTAGACCAAATATTACCGACTGACGAACTAATGAATAGTAAGAAGCAAAAGAGTGGTCTTTATCGATAACAACAGTGAAATACCAGTCTGTATGAGGAACTTTCTGAGCAGAAAGAAGGGAGTCGGTACCTTTAATCGTTAGCTCTTCAAATTCTGGATTTTGCGCAAGTGATTTGATTTTCTGAGCAGAAAGGTTGTTTGAAATATTAGAAACAGGCTTTAGCGTTAGGCTGCGGTCTCTATGGGCAACAATGTTACCTTTACCATCGACAAGAAAAGCGTAAACACCAGGTTGCTCAATACTTACAATATCATTGATGAGGGTGTTTAAGTTCAGGTCTGCACCAATAACGCCAGAGAAACCGTTGGCATTGAATGGGCTTGCAATTGTTACCACTAGGTCATTCGTAGCCACATCAACATAGGGTTCAGTGACGACTGTTTGACCTGCCGCCATAGGCGCTTTGTACCAATCTCGAGTACGTGGGTCGTAATCTTGCGGTACTGGCAAATCACCACCTAGAAGAAAGCGACCGTCAGAAAGT
The nucleotide sequence above comes from Vibrio atlanticus. Encoded proteins:
- a CDS encoding endonuclease/exonuclease/phosphatase family protein, whose amino-acid sequence is MKRLQNWIMLGCLLTSQTFAEPLTISSWNIEWLSTNEAVNKFSSKRTHSDFNKLEQYFQSLDADVVAFQEVDDVNAIQHIAGDQYKILMSDRTLPENSNRQFKEVNQYTGFAVRKGIALTDYADFPLESSANSKLRFASYIVVETETKPIHMLSVHLKAGCSGAYKSTRDCSRLKDQAQQLNKWIQQRERKGEDYAILGDFNHNLSYTRDWMWKDMTQNTDAQLATRKTRSDCKVRSNRNNHRTHQFRSVIDHIVVSKSLDATPAKQKVFETQDVLDYKLSDHCPVSTTIK
- the nrdG gene encoding anaerobic ribonucleoside-triphosphate reductase-activating protein, which encodes MNYHQYHPIDVVNGPGTRCTLFVSGCVHQCRGCYNQSTQRLDSGHLFTQELQDQIIADLNDPRIKRRGLSLSGGDPMHPANVSEVLKLVQRVKAECEGKDIWMWTGYELDELDEKQKQVLEYVDTLIDGRFEQDKADPMLDWRGSSNQIIHRFTDL
- a CDS encoding YeeE/YedE family protein, whose translation is MKNSSLTIVIGLVAGILFGSGMIISGMVDPNKVLGFLDIAGDWDISLAFVMGGALLVFAPFYHLVIKKRVQAINGELLESRNNPLIDRKLILGSTAFGLGWGIAGFCPGPAVTSLSGGNPTVWLFVLSMLVGMWLAGRTNKAC
- a CDS encoding YeeE/YedE family protein, with the protein product MSLIPWDALFGGMLLGASAIILMLGIGRVAGISGIVGRLLPSRKNKRLESGPESNSDSSIEKTEKHWRLAFVVGMVASGWLLIPTGYQLPQLEEINFAVVIIAGLLVGFGTKMANGCTSGHGIVGMARLSKRSIIATCVFMGVAIVTVLAKNLIGLGA
- the nrdD gene encoding anaerobic ribonucleoside-triphosphate reductase — encoded protein: MKSIVIKRDGSRAPFSRDRIQAAVEAASDKTDKEIAIYALNVALAVELKLEDYDEVHISEIQTMVENELMQGPYKSLARAYIEYRHDRDIAREKQSALTREIEGLIEESNVDLINENANKDGKVIPTQRDLLAGIVAKHYAKTHILPRDIVQAHECGDIHYHDLDYAPFFPMFNCMLIDLKGMLTHGFKMGNAEIDTPKSISTATAVTAQIIAQVASHIYGGTTINRIDEVLEPYVMASYEKHLSLAKEWDIHSPEAFAISRTEKECYDAFQSLEYEVNTLHTANGQTPFVTFGFGLGESWGSKLIQQSILKNRIAGLGKNRKTAVFPKLVFAIKDGLNHQKQDPNYDIKQLALECASKRMYPDILNYDKVVEVTGSFKTPMGCRSFLNTYEENGELIHEGRNNLGVVSLNLPRIAINAKQDMVKFYELLDEKLKLARRALETRISRLENVKARVAPILYMEGACGVRLKADDSIADIFKNGRASVSLGYIGIHEAMTALYGTDVHLYDDGEMRAKALELVEYMKREVESWTKETGYAFSLYGTPSENLCSRFCSIDTKEFGVIDGVTDRGYYTNSFHLDVQKKVNPYDKIDFEMPYPEISSGGFICYGEFPNMQKNIEALENVWDYSYTRVPYYGTNTPIDECYECGYNGEFDCTSKGFTCPKCGNHDSTKVSVTRRVCGYLGSPDARPFNFGKQEEVKRRVKHL
- a CDS encoding MATE family efflux transporter, with the translated sequence MPINFSHNHYRGNAMLSTYRHLDKEFWQKLLHIGLPVSLQTMLFSLLGVVDIFMVNQLGDSATAAVGVGNRIFFFNLIMVSGISGAVSVLASQYFGAGDFNGIRRTLAQSWALSIFAIIPFVFIYTLAPESVVSVVASDPDYVRLATDYLWITGASLIGTAVVVPLESALRSVGEAKLPTKISIWAIIVNAILNALLIFGLFGFPELGVVGAAIGTTVSRFFQTVALLVMTRKHYPHLFPTLSNWRDALLPKHRKKYFTIAIPMLVHDTAWAGGILIYNVIVGQMGVGELAIISLLSPVESILISAFMGFAVAASIILGNEIGAKNYQRVENTAWGYVLVSCGLAALLALMCFIAKPAIVSMIGLTHLELKDTAVNVTLIMALGMVLRVFNMVGIGGVLKSGGDINYSIFIDLFGQWAIGIPLAYFTALVLGWPLEWVLMIVLLEELAKIVLTSQRIQSKKWINNLIDEPEHIPI